From the Penaeus vannamei isolate JL-2024 chromosome 20, ASM4276789v1, whole genome shotgun sequence genome, the window atatatacatttacatatatataaataattatatataaatgaaaaggaaagcaggcggaaaatcatatatatatatatatatatatatatatatatatatatatatatatatacttaaacataaatatatttagacatataaatAAGAAGAGTAATAGGTGCAAAATCCTATTTTAtcatacatacttaaacatatatatcaaaatatgggATGCAGAGGCAAAATcatattttaacacacacacacacacacacacacacacacacacacacacacacacacacacacacacacatatatatatatatatatatatatatatatatatatatatatatataaatgaaaagggaaacaggCTTAAAAGACGTTTCGAACTCGCCAAGATCTGCTGAGCCGATGAACACAAAACCAAAATGGATGTCAATTTCATTTCAattcttattgattttattgtcatatacttacacacacacacacacatatatacatatatacttgtatgtttgtgtggagtgtgtgtgtttacatgtatatctgtgaGAACTTATGATTGGTATATTCATGCGTGAGTGTCCTGTGCGCGTGGTTCGGTCGTCAGAAACAGGAGCAGATTTCCAGAGTCAGTCCGAGTCAAGGCCAGTGGAGCTTTAACTTGTTAGCCTGACACAGAGTATACCTATTTTGAGGGTTGCCGCTGTAGAACTCGTACTCAGAGCCAGTCTTTTGCATGTAGAAGTAGTTCTCAGCGTCGTGGTCAATGTGCAGAACCGACGAGGGGAGTCCAGACTGGTCATAAGGCAGCTCCTGCGGCGGGTTGACCGTGGTTGAGTTCTCCCAGTAGGGTTCGTAGTCGGTGGTGTTAACGACGCTGTGCAGACGGAGGCCAACCCACATGGGACCTGCCGAAGAAGGCGGGAGTTAGGGCGGGCAGTTCCTGAATAATAGTTAATGTAGTTTCACTCCTTTTGGTACACTGGTTATTCTCGGTATGTCAGgctttcttgtttacttttcttctgcaaggaatggccggggttatcaTCCAACTGGGTgtgcgggattcgaacgcgggTCAGAAAGATTGCGAGACGGGAACGCTACCATTACACCACACGGCACACTGAAGGGAAATACAACCTCAATGAACGTGTAATCAAGAGTGCAATTTAAGCAAGTGTCTCCTTACTGTTGGCAGTATCGTAATACTTCTTGAAGATCTCGTACTGTGTTAGCGACTTGGCCGTGGCGGGTTCGTAGCTGTTGTCGCAGTGAGGTATCTTAGTCCCATGGATTTTGACGCGATAAAACATTCCATCGACCTCTGGCTCTTCCCATTCACCGTCATCTGCACGAAAATCATTTAATGTatggttatttttctctttctcacggaTTCATCTGTATCAAAATTTACTCTCAAGTGCACAAAGGCTTAACTGATCTCAGCTCACCTGTCTCGAGGATGTGCGTGGCGCCGGAAGTCTGCAGGAGGTTAGGGCGCTCAGTCCATTGGTTCACGTTGCCGGGCCTGCTGGAGGTACGGCACTCcacgtcccctcccccccgtggCACTATGGACACCGAGTGGCACGAGGGGATCACCTCGCAGCGGCGGCGGCAGTGACCTGCAGGGGAGCCAGACCGATCATGTATTTTATGTAATGTAATGCTCCTTCTtgtaacacaaacacgcacgcacgtacacacacaaacacacatacacgcgcacacacaaacagacacacacacacacacacacacatatatatatatatatatatatatatatatgcagtgcacCTGATACTTACAGGCAGATGGCAGCACAGTGACGTCATAATGAGCCGCGAGCGCGAATCCCTTGATCATGAAGAAGTGGCTGTTCTTCTCCTTGAAGAGAAACACGAATTTCTCAGCCCCGGCCAAGGAGGCGACCATCAACACCGTCGCCGCCGCCCACAGCAAAGCCCCCACGCCCGCGGTACTCCTCCGCCCACTCCGCCCGCGATGACCCATAACTCCGACGAGGCTGCTGTCTGCGGGGGTCTCCTTCTGTTGGGCTTTCTGGCGTCCGTTCGCGTCAGGAGGCGAGAGGAAACTGCCGAAGACAAAGCAGAAGGCGCGGGGTCTTGCTTCATCCTTGCAAGGTGATGAAACGTTTAGATttctcgattctttttttttttttttttttttgctattctctTTCGCAAACTTCATTagatttcttgatttctttctttttttctttttctttcgcaaaCTTCATTagatttctcgatttttttttctattctctttcgcaAACTTCATTagatttcttgatttctttctttctttctttttctttcgcagaCTTCCTCTCGATTGGGACAGAGTTAACGAGGGGTTTGGGAAGGGCGTTGGTTCGGGGCGCGTTGATGGAGGTTCGGCTTGCAATCGCTTATTGATCCTCAGCCAATTGTCTTCTTGCGATTAATGGAACActtcacacaaacataaacaaatacacaaacacggaaggacacatacacacaaacacacaaacacttacgcaAACACAATGTATGAAGGTTTGtgtgtaaattttatatatattcatatatacattgatatgtatatacatatatatatatatatatatatatatatatatatatatatatatatatatatatacatatatatgtacatacacaaacacacacacacacacacacacacacacacacacacacacacacacacacatatatatatatatatatatatatatatatatatatatatatatatatatatatttatatatatatgtgtgtgtgtgtgtatatatatacatgtacatatatatacatgtatatatatatatatatatacatatacatatatatatatatatatatatatatatatatatatatatatatgtatatatgtatacatatatatatatatatatatatatatatatatatatatatatatatgcatacatatatatatatatatatatatatatatatatatatatataatatacaaatatatatatatatatatatatatatatatatatatatatatatatatatacatacatacatacatacacacacacacacacacacacacacacacatacatatatatatatatatatatatatatatatatatatatatatatatatatatatatatatataaatttacactcacacacatatctatatgcatgtgtatgtatgtatttatctatctatatacacatacacatatatgtatgtgtgatgtatataaGTAGTCCTAAAAAAACGGCGATTCCGGGAAAGTCGCGAGCTAATGCAGTATATTTGAAAATACAATccgaaatcaatgccggaaatctgaaggaacagGATTATTGATGGTTGAATTTTTAAAAGTCAAcctgtttataaatataaacatgcatacacaaacacacacacacacacacacaatatatatatatatatatatatatatatatatatatatatatatatatatatatgcatcaatgagtgactgtgtacatatgtatatatatgtgtatgtatatcgtaTAACTTTAGATTacttattaataaaaaataaaagtataatttaGCTATACGAGTCTACCTGAAATTCTGTTTCATGTTAGCTGTTTGAGCTTAATATAACATAACACTGCCACCACTCCCTCTttgtaagagaagagaaaaactctTAGTAACCATTCTAGTAATAAGAGGATTTGATATCAGCGCAGTTAGTTAAATTACTCACCACTCCCTCTttgtaagagaagagaaaaaactcTTAGTAACCATTCTAGTAATAAAAGGATTTGATATAAACGCAGTTAGTTAAATTACTCACCACTCCCTCTttgtaagagaagagaaaaactctTAGTAACCATTCTAGTAATAAAAGGATTTGATATAAACGCAGTTAGTTAAATTACTCTGATCTACTAACAAAAATTCAAATCAAATGTATGTAAAAGGTAAAATATATACAATGAGATATCACACTACCGCCGTCGGTTCGCAGAGACACGAGAAtcggtaatgataaaataaataataaaataataataataataataataataattataataataaaaataaaataataaaacaagcccttaccccccccccaaaaaaaaaagaaaaaagaaaagaaataataataagcttGGAGTCCATCGCACAGCCCACCCGCGATCCGTCCCCCTTCGTGTCTGGGTGATATCTGCCCCCCCTGAGGCACTCCGCCGCAGGCTGGTCCCGCAATTTCACTAGCGTTCGTTGTTTCTCATGTCGATTCGTTTTCAGTAcgtgtaaaaataaatacatttgtatgaatatataaacatgtatatatatatatatatatatatatatatatatatatatatatatatatatatatatataaatatatatatataaataaatatatatatatatatatatatatatatatatatatatatatatatatatatatatatatacacatat encodes:
- the LOC113819720 gene encoding uncharacterized protein, translating into MKFAKENSKKKKKKKESRNLNVSSPCKDEARPRAFCFVFGSFLSPPDANGRQKAQQKETPADSSLVGVMGHRGRSGRRSTAGVGALLWAAATVLMVASLAGAEKFVFLFKEKNSHFFMIKGFALAAHYDVTVLPSACHCRRRCEVIPSCHSVSIVPRGGGDVECRTSSRPGNVNQWTERPNLLQTSGATHILETDDGEWEEPEVDGMFYRVKIHGTKIPHCDNSYEPATAKSLTQYEIFKKYYDTANSPMWVGLRLHSVVNTTDYEPYWENSTTVNPPQELPYDQSGLPSSVLHIDHDAENYFYMQKTGSEYEFYSGNPQNRYTLCQANKLKLHWP